TGGACGACCTCCACGCCATCCACGGTGATCTCCGGGTTCGACGTCCTGGTCGACGGCAAGGCCGTGGCGCACGCCTCCGGCACCGCCCGCTCCGCCTCGATCTCGGTCGCCGCCGGCAGCCACACCGTCCAGGTGCGCGCCACCCACGTCCGTGGGTCGACCACTCTCTCCGACGGAGCCACCCTGGTCGGCGACACCACCGCCCCCACCTTCTCGACCGCTCCCGCCATGACGACGCGCACCGGCACCGTGAACTCCACGGCGGTCCCGGTGTCGGTGACCTGGAAGGCCGCCGACAACGCGGCGCTGGCCAAGGTCCTGGGGACCGCGCCGTCGTCGGCCACCTTCGGCCCGACGGTGGCCTCCTGGTCGGCCACGGCCAAGCCCGGCGCCTCGGCCCTCTTCTCCCTGAAGGCGTACGACGTGGCCGGTAACACCCGCAGCGGCTCCGTGTACGGGACGCCGAACATCATCCAGGAGACCTCCACCACCCGCACCGGCGCCTGGACCCGCAAGAGCAGCAGCAGCTACCTGGGCGGCTACTCCTACAGCTCCTCGTCCGCCAATGCCTCGATCAGCTGGACCTTCACCGGACGCTCGGTGGCCTGGGTCGTCTCGCGGGCCTCCACTTCCGGCCAGGCGTACATCTACGTCGACGGCACCAAGGTCACCACGGTGGACCTGAAGTCCTCCACCACCCAGTACCGCCAGGCGATCTGGACCAAGAGCTGGTCCAGCTCCGCCAAGCACACCGTGAAGATCGTCGTGGTCGGCACGGCGGGCCGCCCGGCCATCACCACCGACGGCATCACCACCATCGGCTGACCAGCCACCCCGCCGGTCCGGCCCGCACCACCTTGCGGGCCGAACCGGGGGCGAGCGCGTCGAACCGCAAGCGGCACCGACGCCTTGCCCAAGCACGCTGAAAAAGCCCCCTCCTCACGGCAATGCCGCGGGTAGGGGGCTTCTTCAGTGGAAGGTCGGGACGGCGTCGCCCAGTCCCAGCGCTGCTCGGTCGTCCTGCGGCGCAGCTCGTGTGTTCGGCGTCGAGTTCCTCCAACTCGTCGAGCGCTGCCACACGTTCGTTGGCCCCGCCCGTGAATACCACCGCCTGACAACGGTTTCAGGCCGTGCCGGGGCCGTAAATTGGCCAAGCCTTGACCGCCGCAGCGCCCTCGTAGAAGATCCCTCCCAGCCTCCGATAGCGGGGGTGGAAAAGGGGGAAACGTGAAAAGGTTTGGAAAGTCAATACTCTTCGGCATTTCGGGCGCCGCGCTTGCGGTTTCCGGCTTTGCCAGCCCGGCGGCGGCCTACGGCCCTCAGAGCGGAACCGGTACCGGCGATACCGTGGTTGAGGCCAGCGGCGGCCTCATAGCTGGGCAGCCCGTCATCCACAAGAGGGGTGACGGCGTCAAACCGCCGGCGGAGCTGGGTAACCCCTCCGAGTGGGGCGTGGTAAAGATAGAAATCAAAAATTCGGCCGTTCAGGCGAAAGATAATACCTGCGAGACTGTGACTCATGGCAAGTGGTGCTATGGGTCCGAATCGATGTCGGGTGGAACTAAAAAGAAGTGCTACTCGAACTACATCGCGGATGTGAAGCACAAGTCAACGGTCAGGGTCGTCAACATCGACCATTCAAGTGGCTGGGTGGCAAAGGGGGAGACTTCCTACGCCAACCACACACAAGGTGCGGCCTACACCTGCTATGCATATTACGATAATGCATAAATTTGTCCGTTGTGATGAGGGTTGACCTCCCTCGGGTGGGCCATTACTCCGGGCTTGCACGGGCCCGGAGTAATGCCGCATTGGGACCGGAAGGGGAGAGGGTGAACTTTTGGGGTGCTCGGGCCGCTTCGTTTGCGGTGCCACTCGGGCTTGGCTTGTTGCTTGGCCTGATAGGGCCTGCCGCTGAGCATTGGGGCGGCCGTCCAGGTGCGGCCGTGGGCGCCGTTTTCACCGGCGGGTGGCCGTGGGCCTGTTACGCGTTTCTGGTGGGTTATTTCCGCCGGTCTAAAATCGAATCGGTTGTTCTCGCGCCTCTGGGGCTGGCTATCGGTGTCGTGACCTACTACCTGACCAAGGGAAGCCTGGCCTCCCTGGGTGGACTGGATTCCTCAGGTGCGGGATCATCCGGAATTGCCCTCTGGGGTGTGCTGTCACTCTTCTTCGGAGCACCCCTTGGCCTCCTGGGGAACGTCGCGCAGGTGCCGGGCATCGGCGGCCTGTTCTTCCGGCTGCTTATTCCCCTGGTGGCTTTTTATGAGACTTCCATGCGTCTGGAGACGGAGTCGCGCGGGCCGAGTCAGGTTGTTCTGGGTACCTGGACCACCGTTCGGTTCACGGCTGTTGCCGTGGCGGTCGCTCTGGTGGGCCACACGGTCTGGGGTTGGTGGAGGTCTCGCCGTATTCGTTCCGCCGGGGTCGGCGTCGGCCAGTGAGGTGTTTCAGCGTGGCCACTGAGGTGTTTCAGCGCGGCCGCTGATCGAGTGACGACGTAACCGTCCGCGACGGACAAGGCTCCCGTGCCGTTGAGGGAGGTGTTCGAGGTCTCAACTCGCCGGCTCAGAAGCCCTGTTGGCACCGCCCACGCCTGCACGGCCGCGGTGATCGGCCTGCTCGCCGACCGCACGCCCGGCCTACTGCGCGCGCTACGCGAAGCCGACCCCGACCACGTCCTGCTGGACGGCACCCTCGCCGAGTGCGACCGGGTCGTCGACAGCCGCGCCGATTACTCGCACAAGCACCGCCGGCACGGAGTGAACGTGCAGGTGGTGACCGACCCGGCCGGGCGATTGCTGATCTCACCCGCCCTGCCCGGCCGCGCCCACGACCTGACGGCGGCCCGCACCCGCCGGATCATCCTGACGGCCCAGAGACGGCCCAGAGGCAGCGAAAAGCCCCCTCCCAGCGTAGAAACCGCAGGTAGGGGGCTTCTTCGTAGGCGCTTACTTCTTCTTGCCCTGGTTCTTGACCGCCTCGATCGCCGCCGCGGCCGCCTCCGGGTCGAGGTACGTGCCGCCGGGGTTGACCGGCTTGAAGTCGGCGTCCAGTTCGTAGGAGAGCGGGATGCCCGTCGGGATGTTCAGGCCCGCGATGTCGGCGTCCGAGATGCCGTCGAGGTGCTTGACCAGCGCGCGCAGGCTGTTCCCGTGGGCCGCGACCAGGACCGTGCGACCGGCCAGCAGGTCCGGGACGATGCCGTCGTACCAGTACGGGAGCATGCGGAAGACGACGTCCTTCAGGCACTCCGTCTTCGGGCGCAGCTCCGGCGGGATCGACGCGTAGCGCGGGTCGTTCGCCTGGGAGAACTCGGAGTCGTCCGCGAGCGGCGGGGGCGGGGTGTCGTACGAGCGGCGCCAGAGCATGAACTGCTCCTCGCCGAACTCGGCCAGCGTCTGTGCCTTGTCCTTGCCCTGGAGGGCACCGTAGTGACGCTCGTTCAGGCGCCAGGAGCGGTGGACCGGGATCCAGTGACGGTCGGCGGCCTCCAGCGCGAGCTGCGCGGTGCGGATCGCGCGCTTCTGGAGGGACGTGTGGACCACGTCGGGCAGCAGGCCGGCGTCCTTCAGCAGCTCACCGCCGCGGACCGCCTCCTTCTCGCCCTTCTCGTTGAGGTTGACGTCCACCCATCCGGTGAACAGGTTCTTCGCGTTCCACTCGCTCTCGCCATGGCGGAGGAGGATCAGCTTGTACGGTGCGTCGGCCATGGCCCCGAGCGTAATCGAACCTTTTGATCGATTGCGCACCAGCCCAGCAGGCGGACCACCGCTCCCTCGACCGTCGGACGGTTGACGGCTTCTGTTAATTGAGTGGCCGCCCCGGGCACCGCGCTCGTAAGTTGTGACCACCGCCTGAGCCGCTTACACCCTGGGGGGACCCCGCCATGCCACTCGCCACCCTCAGACGTGCCGCACGGGACACCGTCTCCGGGCTTCCCCGCGAGTTCTGGTGGCTGTGGACCAGCACGCTCGTCAACCGCCTCGGCGCCTTCGTCGCCACCTTCATGGCGCTGTACCTGACCCTGGACCGCGGTTACTCCGCCTCGTACGCCGGTCTCGTCGCCTCACTGCACGGACTCGGCGGGGTCATCTCCTCCCTCGGCGCGGGCGTGATGACCGACCGGCTCGGACGGCGGCCGACCCTCCTCGTCGCCCAGTCGTCCACCGCCGTCTCCGTCGCGCTCCTCGGCTTCATGCGCGACCCGGTCGCGATCGCGGCCGTCGCCTTCCTGGTCGGCATGGCGAGCAACGCCTCCCGCCCCGCCGTGCAGGCGATGATGGCCGACATCGTCCGGCCCGAGGACCGGCTGCGTGCCTTCTCCCTCAACTACTGGGCGATCAACCTGGGCTTCGCCGTCTCCTCCATGGCCGCGGGCTTCATCGCCGAGTACAGCTATCTCGCCGGGTTCCTGATCGAGGCGGGGATGACCATGGTGTGTGCCGTCGTCGTCTTCGCCAAGCTGCCCGAGTCCCGGCCCGTGGAGGTCGGCAAGGAGGCCGCCGAGGACGTGGGCCTCGGCACCGTCCTGCGCGACGGCCGCTTCATGAGCGTGGTCGGTCTGTCCTTCCTCGTCGCGCTCGTCTTCCAGCAGGGGTCCGTGGGCCTACCGGTGGCGATGGGCGACGCCGGCTTCACGCCCGCGGACTACGGCATGGCGATCGCGGTCAACGGCGTGCTGATCGTGGTGCTCCAGATCCCGGTCACCCGTTTCATCGAGCACCGCGACCCGCGCCGGCTGCTCGTCGTCTCGTCCCTGCTCGCGGGATACGGCTTCGGGCTCACCGCCTTCGCGGGCTCGGTCGGCGTGTTCGCGCTGACGGTGTGCGTGTGGACGCTGGCGGAGATCGTCAACGCGCCCACCCAGACCGGCCTCGTCGTCCGCCTCTCCCCCGCGCACGGGCGCGGCCGCTACCAGGGCATGTACACGATGTCGTGGTCGGTGGCGGCCCTGGTCGCTCCGCTGATGTCCGGCTTCGTGATCGACCGGCTCGGCGCGGAGTGGCTGTGGGGGCTGTGCGCGGTGGTCGGCACGGCGGCGGGCGTCGGGTACGGGGCGTTGATGCGCCGCCTCCCGGCGGAGGGGACGACCGAGCAGTCGACCGAGGAGACAGCCGAGCAGTCGGCCGCGGGGGCGGCAGCGGGGGCCACGAACGTGAAGGCGGCCGGGGCGGAGATCAGCACTGCCTGACGGGTGCCTCGCACAAATGAACGGCGCGCGGGGCGCGTACGGCGAGAGATCGTGCCGTACGCGCCCCGCGCGCCGTTCAGGCTCCGGCACCGGTCCCCGCGCCGGGCCGCACCAGGAATCAGCGTCGGTCCCACACCTCGCTCGCCACGAAGTGGTTGTCGTAGAGCTCCTGCACCTCCAGCAGCGACTCCGGCGGCACCTTCCCCAGGCCGATGCGCTCCAAGTGGCGGAAGTACTCGAAGCGTTCGATCCCCGGCGTGATGACGATCAGGATGTCGGCGTCCTGCCCGGGCGCGGCGGCGAAGGCGTGCGGCATGCCCGGCGGCACGACGACCAGGTCGCCCTGCTCCGCGGTGACGATCTTGTCGCCGGACAGCAGCTGCGCCGTGCCGTCGAGCATGAAGAACATCTCGGCCGAGCCGGTGTGGTGGTGGGGCCGTGCCCCGTCCGCGCCCCCGGTGAGGGTGATCCGTTGCGTGGACAGCGCTCCTCCGGTCGCGCTGCTGTCGGCCAGCAGCCGTATGGTCGCGGGGGCCCGGCCGACCACTTCCGCGTCGGCGGAGCGGACGACCACGGACGAGTCGAAGTGCGGCACGATCAGCGACATTTCAGAACTCCCCGGTAAGTGCTTGACGGATCAAACAGATCAAACGGATCGAACGGCGAAGAGCAGTGCCGCGGAGGCGAGTACCACCACCGCCGTGGCGAAGTGGATACCGAAGGCGGCGGCCCGCGTGCCGCCATGGCGCAGCACGATCAGCGTGTCGCCGAGCGGCACGAGGGCGACGGCCGGCATGAACCAGGCCTCGGCATGCGCTCCGGCTGCGCGGTAGGTGCGGTCCGCAGGCTCAGCCATCGGAGCGCCCGGTCAGATGACTGAACGCCTCCAGGTTGCGCGTCGACTCGCCGCGCGACACCCGCCAGGCGTACTCCTTGCGGATCGCGGACGCGAAACCCAGCTCCAGAAGGGTGTTGAAACTGCCGTCCGCCGCCTCCAGGACCGAACCGAGCAGCCGGTCCACCTCGTCCGCGGTGACCGCGGCCAGCGACAGCCTGCCGGTCAGATAGATGTCGCCGAGCGGGTCGACGGCGTAACTCACCCCGTACAGTTTGAGGTTGCGCTCCAGCAGCCAGCGGTGCACTCCGGACTCGTTCTCGTCCGGGTGCCGGATCACGAAGGCGTTGAGGGACAGGGAGTGCCTGCCGACGATCAGCGAGACGGTCGTCGACAGCTTGCGCGTCCCGGGGAGCTTCACGACGTACGAGCCCACCTGCGGACTCTCCCACTCCAGTTCGGCGTCCTTGAGGACCCCTTCGATGACCTGTGCCGCCCGCTGTTCCTCAGACATGCTGGGAGCGTACGCGACCGGTGCCGGCCGTGAGGCGCGCCGGGACACCGTGCGACCGGCGTCAGCCGTACTACGCGCGCACCCGGCGCCGATGGGCCTGTATGGCCGCCGTGTACACCTCGGCCGTCGCGGCGGCCGCCGTGTCCCAGCCGAACGACTCGGCGTGCCGCGCCGCGGCCTCGCCCATACGGGCGGACAGCCCCGGGTCGTCGGCGAAATCGCGCAGTACGCGCGCGTAGGCGGCGGGATCGTGGCCCTGAACGAGGAATCCGGTCCGCCCCTCCCGGACGGCGACCGGCAGCCCGCCGACCGCGGCCGCCAGCACCGGCGTACCGGTCGCCTGCGCCTCGATGGCGACGAGCCCGAAGGACTCGCTGTACGACGGCATGACCAGCAGGGACGCGGCCCGGAACCAGTCGGCGAGTTGGTCCTGCCCGACGGGCGGCCGGAAGCGTACGACATCGGCTATGCCCAGCCGGGCGGCGAGCTTCTGCAGGCCCTCCGGCTTGGCGAGACCGCTGCCGCTGGGTCCGCCCACGACGGGCACGACGATGCGGGAGCGCAGCTCGGGGCGTTCGTCGAGGAGGACGGCGACGGCACGCAGCAGCACGTCGGGCGCCTTGAGGGGCTGTATGCGCCCCGCGAAGAGCGGGATCAGCGCGTCCTGGGGAAGCCCGAGACGGGCGCGGGCGGCGGCACGGCCGTCACCCGGCCGGAAGCGCTCCAGATTGACGCCCGGATGCACGACGGCGACCTTGCCCGGGTCGGCCGCGTAATGGCGCGCCAGTTCATCGGCCTCTTCGGTGGTGTTGGCGATGAGCCGGTCGGCGGCGGCCACGATCTGGGTCTCGCCGATGACACGGGCGGCGGGCTCGGGGGTGTCGCCCTCGGCGAGGCAGGCGTTCTTGACCTTGGCCATGGTGTGCATGGCGTGCACCAAGGGAGCGCCCCAGCGCTGGGCGGCGAGCCAGCCGACATGGCCGGAGAGCCAGTAGTGGGAGTGGACGAGGTCGTAGTAGCCGGGCCGGTGGCCGGCCCAGGCCTGCATCACGCCGTGCGTGAAGGCGCAGAGCTGGGCGGGGAGGTCCTCCTTGGCGAGGCCTTCGTACGGTCCGGCGTCGACGTGCCGGACGAGGACGCCGGGGGCGAGTTCGACGGTCGGCGGGAGCGCGGCGGTGGTCGCCCGGGTGAAGATCTCGACCTCGATGTTGATCGCGGCGAGACGCTGGGCGAGCTCCACGATGTAGACGTTCATACCGCCGGCGTCGCCCGTGCCGGGCTGGTGGAGCGGTGAGGTGTGCACGGAGAGCATCGCGACGCGGCGGGGGCGACGGTGCAGCCGCAACCGCGGGGCAGCCGCCGGAGAGCGACGCCCGAGCCTGCTGACGTACTGGCTCACGTGGCGTTCCTCCTCGCTGCGGGCATGCCTTTGGGGACGGCGCAGGACGCCCTCCAAGCAATGCGAACGCCGGAGGAGGGCGCTCCATTTCCCCTACAGGCGCCTTTACCAAATCATTACCCTCTATCGCTCAAACATTCGAGTGCTGAGAGCGTGCTCCTACCGCCGTCCGCCGGCCTCACGGCTACGGGGGCACCGGCCGCCAGGAGGAGCGACCCCCTCCCTGCCGAGTTATCCACAGGGCGGGCCGCCCTCCTTCCCGGCCGCTTACTCTCGTACGCATGTCAACCCGCGCCGCGTCCCGCCCCGTGGGTACGGTGACGCGCGGGACCACCAATCCGAACCGGCTGCGCCGGATGGACCGCTGGATCGCCGCGGTCCACGGTGCGGAGCTCCGTCGTACGGCGGACCCCGTGGCCGTCGACCTCGGGTACGGGGCCGCCCCCTGGACCGCGGTCGAGCTGCTGCAGCGCCTGCGCACCGCCGCGCCCCGCACCCGCGTGGTCGGGGTCGAGATCGAGCCCGCCCGGGTCGCCGCCGCGCAGCCCTACGCCCGCGAGGGCCTGACCTTCCGGCACGGCGGCTTCGAGGTGCCCGTACCGGGCCGCCCGTCCCTCATCCGTGCCGCGAACGTCCTGCGGCAGTACGAGGAGAGCGAGGTCGCCGCCGTCTGGGAGCGGTTGTGCGCCCGGCTCACCCCCGCCGATCCGGCGACGGGATCCCGTGGCGGTCTGCTCGTCGAGGGCACATGCGACGAGATCGGCCGCCGCCACGTGTGGGTCGCGCTCGGCCCCGAGGGTCCGCGCACGGTCACCTTCGCGACCCGGCTCGGCTCCCTCGACCACCCTTCCGACCTGGCCGAACGGCTCCCGAAGGCGCTCATCCACCGCAACGTCCGGGGCGAGCCCGTGCACGCCTTCCTGCGCGACTTCGACCGCGCCTGGGCCGCCGCCGCGCCCTACGCCTCGTACGGCGCACGCCAGCGCTGGATACGCACGGTCCGCCGGCTGACGGCGGACTGGCCGGTGACCGACGGCCCGGCGCGCTGGCGCCAGGGGGAAGTCACCGTGGCCTGGGGGGCATTGGCGCCGCGCGCGTGAACCACGCCTGACCTGCGGGGAACGATCTTCCTGAGTCGTTCGTCACATACGCGGGAAGATCGTCGTAGGAGGGCGGGCGGCAGGGGAGGGAATTCGTCGTACTAAGTGCGGCAATCGTCGTACTGCGTGCGGCAGGAGAGGGAGTTTTTGCGCTGCTCCGCCCTGCCTCTGTCACTTCGGGCGTCGACATGGCACGATCCCCCAGGCGACCGTAAGTTACTGACGGTAAATCAGATTAGGGGAAGAACTATGGGATCCGGGAAGCGGACCCTGACCGCGGCGGCCATCGCCCTGGTCTGCGCGGTCACCGTGCTGGGCACGCCCGGCGCGGCGTCTGCCAGCCCGAGCCGGCCTGCCCCGACACCCACCCCGTCCGGCAGTGGGACCGAGACGTCCACCAAGGACCTCGAAGCGGTCCGTACGAAACTGGACACGCTGTACCACGACGCCGCGGTCGCCACCGACGCGTACAACGCGGCCGAGGAGAAGAGCGAGAAGCAGTCGGCGCAGATCGTCGAGCTGGCCCGGGAGATCGTCAAGGGTCAGGAAAAGCTGGCCGAGTTGAAGGACCGTGCGGGCGCCGCGGCCCGCGCCCAGTACCGCAGCGGCGGTCTGCCGCCCGAGGTCCGGCTCTGGCTGAGCGACAA
The Streptomyces sp. CGMCC 4.7035 DNA segment above includes these coding regions:
- a CDS encoding lactococcin 972 family bacteriocin, whose translation is MKRFGKSILFGISGAALAVSGFASPAAAYGPQSGTGTGDTVVEASGGLIAGQPVIHKRGDGVKPPAELGNPSEWGVVKIEIKNSAVQAKDNTCETVTHGKWCYGSESMSGGTKKKCYSNYIADVKHKSTVRVVNIDHSSGWVAKGETSYANHTQGAAYTCYAYYDNA
- a CDS encoding phosphoglyceromutase — translated: MADAPYKLILLRHGESEWNAKNLFTGWVDVNLNEKGEKEAVRGGELLKDAGLLPDVVHTSLQKRAIRTAQLALEAADRHWIPVHRSWRLNERHYGALQGKDKAQTLAEFGEEQFMLWRRSYDTPPPPLADDSEFSQANDPRYASIPPELRPKTECLKDVVFRMLPYWYDGIVPDLLAGRTVLVAAHGNSLRALVKHLDGISDADIAGLNIPTGIPLSYELDADFKPVNPGGTYLDPEAAAAAIEAVKNQGKKK
- a CDS encoding MDR family MFS transporter codes for the protein MPLATLRRAARDTVSGLPREFWWLWTSTLVNRLGAFVATFMALYLTLDRGYSASYAGLVASLHGLGGVISSLGAGVMTDRLGRRPTLLVAQSSTAVSVALLGFMRDPVAIAAVAFLVGMASNASRPAVQAMMADIVRPEDRLRAFSLNYWAINLGFAVSSMAAGFIAEYSYLAGFLIEAGMTMVCAVVVFAKLPESRPVEVGKEAAEDVGLGTVLRDGRFMSVVGLSFLVALVFQQGSVGLPVAMGDAGFTPADYGMAIAVNGVLIVVLQIPVTRFIEHRDPRRLLVVSSLLAGYGFGLTAFAGSVGVFALTVCVWTLAEIVNAPTQTGLVVRLSPAHGRGRYQGMYTMSWSVAALVAPLMSGFVIDRLGAEWLWGLCAVVGTAAGVGYGALMRRLPAEGTTEQSTEETAEQSAAGAAAGATNVKAAGAEISTA
- a CDS encoding cupin domain-containing protein, which encodes MSLIVPHFDSSVVVRSADAEVVGRAPATIRLLADSSATGGALSTQRITLTGGADGARPHHHTGSAEMFFMLDGTAQLLSGDKIVTAEQGDLVVVPPGMPHAFAAAPGQDADILIVITPGIERFEYFRHLERIGLGKVPPESLLEVQELYDNHFVASEVWDRR
- a CDS encoding type III secretion system chaperone family protein, with protein sequence MSEEQRAAQVIEGVLKDAELEWESPQVGSYVVKLPGTRKLSTTVSLIVGRHSLSLNAFVIRHPDENESGVHRWLLERNLKLYGVSYAVDPLGDIYLTGRLSLAAVTADEVDRLLGSVLEAADGSFNTLLELGFASAIRKEYAWRVSRGESTRNLEAFSHLTGRSDG
- the mshA gene encoding D-inositol-3-phosphate glycosyltransferase, giving the protein MSQYVSRLGRRSPAAAPRLRLHRRPRRVAMLSVHTSPLHQPGTGDAGGMNVYIVELAQRLAAINIEVEIFTRATTAALPPTVELAPGVLVRHVDAGPYEGLAKEDLPAQLCAFTHGVMQAWAGHRPGYYDLVHSHYWLSGHVGWLAAQRWGAPLVHAMHTMAKVKNACLAEGDTPEPAARVIGETQIVAAADRLIANTTEEADELARHYAADPGKVAVVHPGVNLERFRPGDGRAAARARLGLPQDALIPLFAGRIQPLKAPDVLLRAVAVLLDERPELRSRIVVPVVGGPSGSGLAKPEGLQKLAARLGIADVVRFRPPVGQDQLADWFRAASLLVMPSYSESFGLVAIEAQATGTPVLAAAVGGLPVAVREGRTGFLVQGHDPAAYARVLRDFADDPGLSARMGEAAARHAESFGWDTAAAATAEVYTAAIQAHRRRVRA
- a CDS encoding class I SAM-dependent methyltransferase translates to MSTRAASRPVGTVTRGTTNPNRLRRMDRWIAAVHGAELRRTADPVAVDLGYGAAPWTAVELLQRLRTAAPRTRVVGVEIEPARVAAAQPYAREGLTFRHGGFEVPVPGRPSLIRAANVLRQYEESEVAAVWERLCARLTPADPATGSRGGLLVEGTCDEIGRRHVWVALGPEGPRTVTFATRLGSLDHPSDLAERLPKALIHRNVRGEPVHAFLRDFDRAWAAAAPYASYGARQRWIRTVRRLTADWPVTDGPARWRQGEVTVAWGALAPRA